From Corynebacterium sp. BD556, the proteins below share one genomic window:
- a CDS encoding glycoside hydrolase family 76 protein, translating into MSETWSHRADLAEAAIQERHAMRLLGMPRTNLAAVAWPPSWRETTFLHWHYWWQAHYLDCLIDAAYRRSTKLRRRRIQQTLRGIYVRSRRKLTANRYYDDKSWLALAWNRALKLDGFSRTKQLTALEFDILSGIDNSTGVLPWRRNETFFNVPSNGPAAILFARTGRLDKSREIVDWIFDNLMADNGLIQDGIRMRMDGPEVVDKIYTYNQGTVLGASLEIALALRQDVGLAKDEPIDSFDHSERADASVFYITHIRSLVRAIARHLATPRGVIVCLPEETHDGDGGLFQGILVRYLADVAVRLPEDSRENIATKKLAARLVIASAESMWEHRLEVDGLPIFPSDWTKDARLPHNYSLGPSTLGEAVGLVRINERDLSVQLSGWKLLEAAAKVAAAAAE; encoded by the coding sequence GTGTCGGAAACATGGTCACACCGTGCCGACCTGGCTGAAGCTGCTATCCAGGAGCGTCATGCGATGCGGCTTTTAGGTATGCCCCGCACCAATCTTGCTGCCGTGGCGTGGCCGCCGAGCTGGCGCGAAACCACTTTCCTGCACTGGCACTACTGGTGGCAAGCACACTATTTGGACTGCTTAATTGATGCTGCTTATCGACGTTCCACTAAACTGCGTCGTCGCCGCATCCAGCAGACCTTGCGCGGCATTTATGTGCGGAGTCGCCGCAAGCTGACAGCGAACCGTTACTACGACGATAAGTCGTGGCTCGCCTTGGCTTGGAATCGAGCGTTGAAGTTGGACGGGTTTTCTCGCACCAAGCAGCTTACTGCTTTGGAGTTCGACATCCTCTCCGGTATTGACAACTCCACCGGGGTGTTGCCGTGGCGGCGCAACGAAACCTTCTTTAACGTGCCATCGAATGGTCCCGCCGCGATCCTGTTCGCGCGCACAGGGAGGTTGGATAAATCTCGCGAGATCGTCGACTGGATTTTTGACAACTTGATGGCGGATAACGGGCTAATCCAAGACGGTATTCGGATGCGGATGGACGGTCCAGAAGTTGTGGACAAGATCTATACCTACAACCAGGGCACCGTACTTGGCGCTAGCCTGGAGATTGCGCTGGCGCTGCGGCAAGACGTCGGCCTGGCCAAAGACGAGCCCATCGACTCCTTCGACCACTCCGAGCGCGCCGACGCCTCCGTGTTCTACATCACCCACATCCGCTCCCTGGTGCGCGCCATTGCTCGACATCTGGCCACCCCGCGGGGGGTGATCGTGTGCTTGCCTGAAGAAACCCACGACGGCGACGGAGGCCTTTTCCAGGGCATCCTCGTGCGTTACCTAGCGGATGTGGCAGTGCGACTGCCGGAAGACAGTCGGGAGAACATCGCCACGAAAAAGCTGGCAGCGCGGCTTGTTATTGCCTCCGCGGAATCCATGTGGGAGCACCGCCTGGAGGTCGACGGGTTGCCGATCTTTCCCAGTGATTGGACGAAAGACGCGCGCCTGCCCCATAATTACTCGCTTGGCCCCTCAACTCTTGGCGAGGCCGTGGGGCTTGTCCGTATCAATGAACGTGACTTGTCGGTGCAGCTATCGGGCTGGAAGCTGCTGGAAGCAGCGGCGAAGGTGGCTGCTGCAGCAGCCGAGTAA
- the pyrE gene encoding orotate phosphoribosyltransferase encodes MSRTEVDAAALSKLAGLVKQLAVVHGEVTLSSGRKADYYVDLRRATLHNEAAPLIGALLRELTADLDFDAVGGLTLGADPVATSIMHAAGRPIDAFVVRKEAKKHGMQRRIEGPSIQGRRVLVVEDTTTTGNSPLTAVEACRQEGAEVVAVATVVDRATGAGDVIEKEGVEYRYLLGLGDLGLA; translated from the coding sequence ATGAGCCGCACCGAAGTCGATGCCGCCGCGTTGTCGAAGCTGGCGGGGTTGGTCAAGCAATTGGCCGTCGTGCACGGCGAGGTGACGTTGTCTTCCGGCCGAAAGGCCGACTACTACGTGGACTTGCGCCGTGCTACGTTGCACAACGAGGCTGCCCCGCTCATCGGTGCGTTGTTGCGCGAGTTAACGGCAGATTTGGATTTCGACGCGGTTGGCGGGTTGACGCTGGGCGCGGACCCGGTGGCGACTTCCATCATGCACGCCGCAGGCCGGCCCATTGACGCTTTCGTGGTGCGCAAGGAGGCGAAGAAGCACGGCATGCAGCGCCGTATCGAGGGGCCGAGTATCCAGGGCCGCCGCGTGCTCGTCGTGGAGGATACAACCACCACGGGCAATTCACCGTTGACGGCGGTGGAGGCGTGCCGTCAGGAAGGTGCGGAAGTTGTGGCGGTGGCTACGGTGGTCGATCGCGCCACTGGTGCGGGCGATGTGATTGAGAAAGAGGGCGTGGAGTACCGCTATTTGCTTGGGCTTGGGGATCTTGGACTCGCCTAA
- a CDS encoding TrmH family RNA methyltransferase yields the protein MDSPKPDRGPTEWAEGRHGVGPWEGSWPDDPRYDPALLEQGDRRNVVDAYRFWSLEAINADLDRRRHPFHVAIENFENDMNIGTVVRTANAFLAEAVHIVGRRRWNRRGAMVTDRYQHVHHHDTVADLVVWARQEGLAVVGIDNTPGSVPLETAQLPRRCVLVFGQEGPGITPETQQAADMTCAIAQFGSTRSINAGVAAGIAMHAWIRQHADLKRSWQ from the coding sequence TTGGACTCGCCTAAGCCAGATAGGGGCCCCACCGAGTGGGCTGAGGGACGTCACGGCGTCGGTCCGTGGGAGGGTTCATGGCCGGATGATCCGCGCTACGACCCTGCGCTTTTGGAACAGGGCGATCGCCGCAACGTTGTCGATGCCTACCGTTTCTGGTCCCTTGAAGCAATCAATGCTGACTTGGACCGGCGCCGCCACCCGTTCCATGTGGCCATTGAGAATTTTGAAAACGACATGAATATCGGCACCGTGGTGCGCACCGCTAACGCTTTTCTCGCCGAAGCGGTGCATATTGTGGGCCGACGTCGCTGGAACCGGCGCGGCGCCATGGTCACTGACCGCTACCAGCATGTGCATCATCATGACACGGTGGCAGATCTTGTGGTGTGGGCGCGGCAGGAGGGCTTGGCTGTGGTGGGCATTGACAACACGCCGGGTTCGGTGCCGTTGGAGACTGCCCAGTTGCCGCGCCGCTGCGTGCTGGTTTTCGGACAGGAAGGACCTGGCATTACTCCGGAGACTCAGCAGGCTGCGGACATGACCTGTGCGATTGCCCAATTTGGGTCGACGCGTTCGATCAATGCGGGTGTGGCGGCGGGCATTGCCATGCATGCGTGGATTCGCCAGCATGCGGACCTGAAACGATCCTGGCAGTGA